A window from Merismopedia glauca CCAP 1448/3 encodes these proteins:
- the dnaK gene encoding molecular chaperone DnaK, whose amino-acid sequence MGKVVGIDLGTTNSVVAVMEGGKPVVIANAEGMRTTPSVVAFSKDGERLVGQMARRQTVLNPQNTFYAVKRFMGRKFAELTPESKQVAYTIRTDEKENVKIRCPRLKKEFAPEEISATILRKLAEDATRYLGEPVTQAVITVPAYFNDSQRQATKDAGKIAGLEVLRILNEPTAASLAYGLDKKDSETILVFDLGGGTFDVSILEVGDGVFEVKATSGDTQLGGNDFDKQIVDWLAEQFLEAEGVDLRRDRQSLQRLLEAAEKAKIELSGVTVTDINLPFITATEDGPKHIEANLTRAQFEGMCGDLISRLRTPVKRALTDANMTPSQIDEVVLVGGSTRIPLVQQLVTNMLKKEPNQNVNPDEVVAVGAAIQAAILGGVGVKDILLLDVTPLSMGLETIGGVMKKLLPRNTPIPARRSDIFSTAENNQTMVEIHVLQGEREMAADNKSLGRFKLTGIPPAPKGMPQVQVAFDIDANGILQVTATDRTTGRQQSITIQGASTLSQAEVNQMLEDAEEYADLDRERRERVDKRNKAEALTFQAERQLKEVALDFGLQFASGKRRRIEALIKELRESLVEDEEYEIDQITTELQDALYDLNREVKLLSSDDDDDLLGSIRGIFTGDKEPREVERPSYSRYNNSLGNESYDRRPVGRPQEPVRRSKSKNDYVEEDWDDDDDEWY is encoded by the coding sequence ATGGGTAAAGTAGTCGGCATCGACCTAGGGACAACTAACTCAGTTGTCGCAGTCATGGAAGGCGGCAAACCAGTAGTAATTGCTAATGCAGAGGGGATGCGTACTACTCCTTCAGTAGTTGCTTTTAGCAAGGATGGAGAGAGGTTAGTCGGACAAATGGCAAGACGACAAACCGTCCTCAATCCTCAAAATACTTTTTATGCTGTCAAGCGGTTTATGGGGCGGAAGTTTGCTGAATTGACTCCCGAATCCAAACAAGTGGCTTATACTATCCGCACAGATGAGAAGGAAAATGTCAAAATTCGCTGTCCTCGACTGAAAAAAGAGTTTGCACCTGAAGAAATTTCGGCGACAATTTTACGGAAACTAGCAGAAGATGCTACTCGTTATTTGGGCGAACCAGTCACTCAAGCAGTGATTACAGTTCCTGCCTATTTTAACGATTCTCAGCGTCAAGCTACTAAAGATGCCGGAAAAATAGCTGGATTAGAAGTATTAAGAATTCTCAACGAGCCAACTGCCGCTTCTTTGGCTTATGGTTTGGATAAGAAAGATAGCGAGACGATTTTGGTGTTCGATCTAGGCGGCGGGACTTTTGATGTCTCGATCTTAGAGGTAGGTGATGGGGTGTTTGAAGTCAAGGCGACGAGTGGAGATACGCAACTCGGTGGGAATGACTTTGATAAGCAAATAGTCGATTGGCTAGCCGAGCAGTTTTTGGAAGCTGAAGGGGTGGATTTGAGACGCGATCGCCAAAGTCTCCAACGTCTCCTCGAAGCCGCCGAGAAAGCCAAAATAGAGCTATCTGGAGTCACGGTAACTGATATTAACCTCCCCTTTATTACAGCCACCGAAGATGGTCCCAAGCATATTGAAGCTAATCTCACTAGGGCGCAATTTGAAGGAATGTGCGGCGATTTAATCTCCCGCTTGCGAACCCCTGTCAAACGGGCTTTAACTGATGCCAATATGACTCCTTCTCAAATTGATGAAGTGGTACTAGTAGGAGGTTCGACTCGCATTCCTTTGGTGCAACAACTAGTCACCAATATGCTGAAAAAAGAACCCAATCAAAATGTTAATCCCGATGAGGTAGTAGCTGTCGGTGCGGCTATTCAAGCTGCTATTTTAGGTGGAGTTGGAGTCAAAGACATTTTGCTGTTGGATGTCACGCCTTTATCGATGGGATTAGAAACTATTGGTGGGGTGATGAAGAAACTTTTACCTCGCAATACCCCCATTCCCGCCCGTCGTTCTGATATTTTCTCCACTGCTGAAAATAATCAAACAATGGTGGAAATTCACGTTCTTCAAGGAGAACGGGAAATGGCTGCCGATAACAAGTCTTTGGGTAGGTTCAAGCTGACAGGTATTCCCCCAGCACCTAAAGGGATGCCTCAAGTGCAAGTAGCTTTTGATATCGATGCTAACGGGATTTTACAGGTAACAGCTACAGATAGAACTACTGGTAGACAGCAAAGTATTACGATTCAAGGTGCTTCGACTTTAAGTCAAGCAGAAGTGAATCAGATGCTGGAAGATGCCGAGGAATATGCCGATTTAGATCGAGAAAGACGAGAAAGGGTAGATAAACGGAATAAGGCAGAAGCCTTGACTTTCCAAGCCGAAAGACAGCTTAAAGAGGTAGCCTTGGACTTTGGTTTGCAATTTGCTAGTGGTAAGCGACGACGGATTGAAGCTCTAATTAAAGAGTTAAGAGAAAGTCTCGTTGAAGATGAAGAATATGAAATTGACCAAATTACGACAGAATTACAAGATGCCTTATATGACTTAAATCGGGAAGTCAAATTACTTTCTAGTGACGATGATGACGATCTGTTAGGTTCAATTCGGGGCATCTTTACAGGAGACAAAGAACCACGGGAAGTAGAAAGACCAAGTTACAGTAGATATAACAATAGCTTGGGGAACGAATCTTACGATCGCCGTCCCGTTGGTCGTCCTCAAGAACCCGTCAGACGTAGTAAATCCAAAAATGATTATGTAGAAGAAGATTGGGATGATGACGATGATGAATGGTATTGA
- a CDS encoding DnaJ C-terminal domain-containing protein, with amino-acid sequence MENFRDYYEILGVEREDPIEEIKKVYRRLARQYHPDLNPGDKAAEEKFKDISEAYEILSDPKKRTEYDQYSRVWNQKGFKGQNPKGDRFSVWGNRSPNNQNDPKEDDYFRQFSDFESFVDQLLGRRQVKVTTTAPPPEPKKAASFDPFRPGTTKYTHTVVAPKPKNVEAQLTLPLERAYTGGRERIRLEDGRSLEVEMPPGMLSGQKVRLRGQGVAGGDLLLKITVAPHPYFFLEGFDVVSPLPVTPSEAVLGAVVEVPTLDGLVRITIPAGVTSGQRLRLAEKGFPDEEGVLGDQLVEIQIVVPKSISSRERELYEQLRQIENFKPRLSLPV; translated from the coding sequence ATGGAAAACTTTCGCGATTATTATGAAATATTGGGGGTTGAAAGAGAAGATCCCATTGAAGAAATTAAAAAGGTATACCGCCGTTTAGCCAGACAATATCATCCCGATCTAAATCCAGGGGATAAAGCTGCGGAAGAAAAATTTAAAGATATTAGCGAAGCTTACGAAATCCTGTCTGATCCTAAAAAAAGAACGGAATACGACCAATATAGCCGTGTATGGAATCAAAAAGGCTTTAAAGGTCAAAATCCGAAAGGCGATCGCTTTTCAGTTTGGGGAAATCGTTCTCCTAATAATCAAAACGATCCCAAAGAAGATGATTACTTTCGCCAATTTAGCGATTTTGAAAGCTTTGTCGATCAGCTTCTAGGTCGTCGTCAAGTCAAAGTTACGACCACAGCACCTCCTCCTGAACCCAAAAAAGCTGCCTCTTTCGACCCTTTTCGACCTGGAACTACTAAATATACGCATACAGTAGTAGCTCCCAAACCAAAGAATGTAGAGGCCCAATTAACTTTACCCTTGGAAAGGGCTTACACTGGCGGTAGAGAGAGAATCCGCCTCGAAGATGGTCGCTCTTTGGAAGTTGAAATGCCACCAGGAATGCTATCTGGTCAAAAAGTCCGTTTGCGGGGTCAAGGAGTCGCAGGAGGGGACTTGCTTCTCAAAATTACTGTTGCTCCTCATCCTTATTTCTTTTTAGAAGGATTTGATGTTGTCTCTCCTCTACCTGTTACTCCTAGTGAAGCAGTTTTGGGGGCAGTAGTGGAAGTTCCAACTCTAGATGGGTTAGTCAGAATTACTATTCCGGCGGGAGTAACATCTGGTCAGCGTTTGCGCCTAGCGGAGAAAGGTTTTCCCGACGAAGAGGGAGTTTTAGGCGATCAATTAGTGGAAATCCAGATAGTGGTTCCCAAAAGCATCTCTAGTCGAGAACGAGAACTTTACGAACAGTTACGCCAAATAGAAAACTTTAAACCTCGACTTAGTTTACCAGTTTGA
- a CDS encoding urease accessory protein UreH domain-containing protein: MLDLFLIAALGFLGSFGHCVGMCGPLSVAFSLSQKSDLQGSWRSQLLFHTLLNLGRILSYVLVGAGIGVLGSFLIASGQLTGIESSLRRGLALLTGILLVWLGIGQISPKLLPRIPILHPLSTPEQHQRLNRAMMHLSSSNKWWTPALLGITWGLLPCGFLYTAQVKAAATGNMWLGALTMLAFGLGTFPSMLGVGVSAAFLSSDRRSQLFRLGGWVTLTVGLLTLLRTEAMEDYTGHAAIFCLALALIARPISRLWVFPLKYRRALGVGGFIFSLFHTLHSLEHTFNWDLSGLSFFLPVYQVGMWMGIVALGLMIPAVLTSFDSMVKALGTRWRKIHLLTVPAFILCVMHTILVGSHYLGAIPATNWEKTGAIALGIILLGVLLIRCRWVWVLLSLEKFYFDA; encoded by the coding sequence GTGTTGGATTTATTCCTAATTGCGGCTTTGGGATTTTTGGGTAGTTTCGGACATTGTGTGGGGATGTGCGGCCCTTTGAGCGTAGCTTTTTCCCTGTCCCAAAAGTCAGATCTGCAAGGCTCTTGGCGATCGCAACTGTTGTTTCACACCTTGCTCAATTTGGGTAGGATTCTCAGCTATGTCCTAGTTGGGGCAGGAATCGGGGTTTTAGGCTCGTTTTTAATTGCTAGCGGTCAGCTAACTGGAATTGAAAGTAGTTTGCGGCGAGGATTAGCATTATTAACGGGCATCTTGCTAGTTTGGCTGGGAATTGGGCAAATTAGCCCAAAATTACTACCAAGGATTCCCATTCTACACCCCCTAAGTACCCCAGAGCAGCATCAACGGCTCAATCGAGCCATGATGCACCTATCTAGCTCAAATAAGTGGTGGACTCCGGCTTTACTGGGAATTACTTGGGGATTGTTACCCTGCGGCTTTTTGTATACGGCTCAAGTGAAAGCCGCCGCAACTGGTAATATGTGGTTGGGAGCCTTGACCATGTTAGCTTTTGGGTTGGGAACCTTCCCCTCCATGCTGGGGGTTGGGGTATCAGCAGCTTTTTTGAGTAGCGATCGCCGCAGTCAATTATTTCGCTTGGGTGGTTGGGTAACTCTCACTGTTGGTTTGCTGACTTTACTGCGAACTGAGGCAATGGAAGACTATACGGGTCATGCAGCCATCTTTTGCCTAGCTTTAGCTCTAATTGCCCGTCCTATCAGTCGCTTATGGGTATTTCCCCTGAAATATCGTCGAGCCTTGGGAGTAGGGGGATTTATCTTTTCTCTCTTCCATACCTTACACAGTTTAGAACATACCTTCAATTGGGATCTCTCTGGATTAAGCTTTTTTCTGCCCGTCTACCAAGTTGGAATGTGGATGGGGATAGTTGCCCTAGGGTTAATGATACCGGCTGTCCTGACCAGTTTTGACTCAATGGTGAAAGCTTTAGGAACTCGCTGGCGCAAGATTCATTTGTTGACGGTTCCAGCCTTTATCTTGTGCGTGATGCACACTATCTTAGTCGGTTCCCACTATCTCGGTGCTATACCTGCGACTAACTGGGAAAAAACAGGAGCGATCGCTTTGGGAATTATCCTGCTGGGGGTACTTTTAATTCGTTGTCGCTGGGTTTGGGTGCTACTGTCCCTCGAAAAATTCTATTTTGATGCTTGA
- the mraY gene encoding phospho-N-acetylmuramoyl-pentapeptide-transferase, whose amino-acid sequence MDVKSPSASLFSPSGSILLVGLGTILVLAAVLFDWQVGQNLGNSDFLANFPMTVSLVITSVMAAMAGFIAVPWLQKIKAGQFIREDGPKAHLKKAGTPTMGGIFFVPVGVIVALLLSKFAPQVMAASLMTLAYAGIGWVDDWQILQKKSNQGISPRGKLLLQIAIAIAFCFWLYYTQPGSITNVNLPFGIILGLGIFFWPLAGFVLAAESNATNLTDGVDGLAAGTGAIALLGLGAVAAPQFPELMVFCACMSGSYLGFLLHNRNPAQVFMGDTGSLALGGALGAVGLISSNLWPLFILSGIFFVESLSVIAQVSYYKATKGPDGIGKRLFKMAPIHHHLELSGWTETQVVGVFYLINALLALLGYFGN is encoded by the coding sequence GTGGATGTCAAATCACCTTCTGCTAGCTTGTTTAGCCCATCAGGAAGTATTTTGCTGGTAGGATTGGGAACTATCTTAGTACTAGCAGCAGTGCTGTTCGACTGGCAAGTGGGACAGAATCTCGGTAATTCCGACTTTTTAGCTAATTTCCCCATGACTGTATCTCTAGTCATTACAAGTGTAATGGCAGCTATGGCAGGATTTATAGCGGTTCCCTGGCTGCAAAAGATTAAAGCGGGACAATTTATTCGCGAAGATGGTCCCAAGGCGCATTTGAAAAAGGCTGGAACCCCTACGATGGGAGGGATATTTTTTGTTCCAGTTGGGGTAATAGTTGCTCTATTATTATCTAAATTCGCCCCTCAAGTTATGGCAGCGAGTTTGATGACGCTAGCTTATGCTGGGATTGGTTGGGTAGATGATTGGCAAATTCTCCAGAAGAAGTCGAATCAAGGGATTTCACCACGGGGAAAACTATTATTGCAGATCGCGATCGCAATCGCTTTTTGCTTCTGGTTATATTACACTCAACCAGGTAGCATTACTAATGTTAATCTGCCCTTTGGCATTATCCTGGGTCTAGGCATCTTTTTTTGGCCCCTAGCTGGATTTGTCCTCGCGGCTGAGAGTAATGCGACGAATTTGACTGATGGAGTAGATGGATTAGCTGCGGGAACAGGTGCGATCGCTCTTTTAGGTTTAGGTGCTGTAGCTGCGCCCCAATTTCCTGAGTTAATGGTATTTTGTGCCTGTATGAGTGGCAGTTATTTGGGCTTTTTACTACACAACCGCAACCCCGCACAAGTGTTTATGGGAGATACAGGTTCTCTAGCCCTTGGGGGAGCTTTAGGCGCGGTAGGATTAATTAGTAGCAACCTGTGGCCCTTATTTATTCTGAGTGGGATCTTCTTTGTCGAATCCCTGTCTGTCATTGCTCAAGTTAGTTATTATAAAGCCACCAAAGGGCCAGATGGAATTGGGAAACGCCTCTTTAAAATGGCTCCGATTCACCATCATCTAGAATTGAGTGGGTGGACAGAAACTCAAGTGGTTGGAGTGTTCTATTTGATTAATGCCTTGTTAGCTTTGTTGGGTTATTTCGGGAATTAG
- a CDS encoding DUF3134 domain-containing protein → MKNPSLRQEPIYQSAPVLPLDQKTSILDWLEETGRLAARNDQDDRFSVAEEDVAEIMTSEDLGYDDFDDDDEVLPLDDEPI, encoded by the coding sequence ATGAAAAATCCCTCTTTACGCCAAGAACCGATTTATCAATCAGCACCAGTTTTACCTCTAGATCAAAAAACTTCAATCCTCGACTGGTTAGAAGAAACTGGTCGTCTAGCAGCCCGTAACGATCAAGACGATCGCTTTAGTGTAGCAGAAGAAGATGTGGCTGAAATCATGACTAGTGAAGACTTAGGCTATGATGATTTCGATGATGATGACGAGGTATTACCTTTAGACGACGAGCCGATATAG
- a CDS encoding PAP/fibrillin family protein produces the protein MFKDELLEAIAGTNRGLLASNTDKQAILSAITQVEDRNPTPRPLEAVELLDGNWRLLYTTSTELLGIDRFPILKLGQIYQCLRIQERKVVNIAEIYGVPFLEGIVSVAASFTPVSEKRVEVKFERFVSGLQKAIGYTSPNQFINELESDKKFLALDFKIAPRDRLGWLDVTYLDRDLRIGRGNEGSVFVLTKVVDG, from the coding sequence ATGTTCAAAGATGAATTGCTAGAAGCGATCGCTGGAACAAATCGCGGACTCCTCGCCTCTAACACAGATAAACAGGCGATTCTCTCAGCTATTACTCAAGTAGAAGATCGCAATCCCACTCCTAGACCTTTAGAAGCTGTCGAGTTATTAGATGGTAATTGGCGACTTTTATATACTACCAGTACGGAACTATTAGGAATCGATCGCTTTCCGATTTTAAAGTTAGGTCAAATCTATCAATGTTTGCGGATTCAAGAGCGTAAAGTTGTTAATATTGCTGAGATTTATGGTGTTCCTTTTTTAGAAGGTATAGTTAGCGTCGCAGCTAGTTTTACTCCTGTTTCTGAAAAACGAGTAGAAGTTAAATTTGAGCGGTTTGTTTCGGGATTGCAAAAGGCGATTGGTTATACTTCACCCAATCAATTTATTAACGAATTAGAAAGCGACAAAAAGTTTCTTGCCTTAGACTTTAAAATAGCACCACGCGATCGCCTAGGCTGGTTAGATGTTACTTATTTAGATCGAGATTTGCGGATTGGGAGAGGTAATGAAGGTAGTGTATTTGTGTTAACTAAAGTAGTCGATGGTTGA
- a CDS encoding GxxExxY protein — protein MHEQENELSQQIIGAAIAVHRELGPGLLESAYEACLEFELLQRKITVERQVPQSVIYKGVKLECGYRLDLLIENLVIVELKTVEQFTPIHDAQLLTYLKLRRLWLGLLINFNVPILKQGIKRLVNG, from the coding sequence GTGCATGAGCAAGAGAATGAGTTATCACAGCAGATTATTGGAGCGGCGATCGCCGTTCATCGGGAGTTGGGGCCAGGTTTATTAGAATCAGCTTATGAGGCTTGTTTAGAATTTGAATTGCTACAGCGAAAAATAACCGTAGAACGTCAAGTACCTCAATCTGTAATTTATAAAGGAGTAAAACTTGAATGTGGTTATCGGCTAGATTTACTCATCGAAAACTTAGTTATAGTAGAACTAAAAACGGTTGAACAATTCACCCCAATTCACGATGCTCAATTACTCACCTATCTAAAATTACGTCGCCTCTGGTTGGGACTTTTGATAAACTTTAATGTCCCTATCCTTAAACAAGGAATTAAACGTCTCGTCAACGGCTAA
- a CDS encoding PD-(D/E)XK nuclease family protein, translated as MSLIRLSQGHLNLLNTCPRKFQHIYCDRLTAPLHPEQEEKMAWGSHFHLLMQQKELGLPIGAFLETDEKLKQWVDGVTNAIPEIFEPSLSSFRDSEHCRTLEVEGYLLTVIYDLLITSSERAEIIDWKTYPQPTQFHQLAQDWQTKLYLYVLAETSEYLPEQISMTYWFVQSQPQPKSHKFVYSRQLHTATKKELSAILKQLDKWLENYHQNGINFPLVAESAGYCQNCNFAVRCDRLLSARDRDRYANLVLDCDAIEEIPL; from the coding sequence ATGTCTTTAATTCGTCTTTCTCAAGGTCATTTAAACTTATTAAATACGTGTCCCCGCAAGTTTCAACATATTTATTGCGATCGCTTAACGGCACCTCTTCATCCAGAACAAGAGGAAAAGATGGCGTGGGGGAGTCATTTTCATTTGTTGATGCAGCAAAAAGAATTAGGTTTACCCATCGGTGCTTTTTTAGAAACAGATGAGAAGTTAAAACAATGGGTAGATGGCGTAACTAATGCTATTCCAGAAATATTTGAGCCTAGTTTATCTAGTTTTAGAGATAGCGAACATTGCCGAACTTTAGAAGTTGAAGGATACTTATTAACGGTAATTTATGACTTATTAATTACTTCAAGCGAGCGAGCCGAAATTATCGATTGGAAAACCTATCCTCAACCCACACAATTTCATCAATTAGCTCAAGATTGGCAAACTAAATTATATCTTTATGTCTTGGCTGAAACTAGCGAATATTTACCAGAACAAATTTCTATGACTTACTGGTTTGTGCAATCTCAACCCCAGCCGAAAAGTCATAAGTTTGTCTATAGCCGTCAGCTTCACACAGCCACGAAAAAAGAGTTATCTGCCATCTTGAAACAGTTAGATAAATGGTTAGAAAATTACCATCAAAATGGGATAAATTTCCCATTAGTTGCAGAAAGTGCAGGATATTGTCAGAATTGTAACTTTGCGGTGCGCTGCGATCGCTTGCTATCTGCACGCGATCGCGATCGTTATGCTAATTTAGTTCTAGATTGCGATGCGATCGAGGAAATACCTCTTTAA
- a CDS encoding undecaprenyl-diphosphate phosphatase: MTQLVLSQPETTSKTISSAESIDLLEAFGLGVVQGLTEFLPISSTAHLKVVPVVLGWGDPGVAFTAVIQLGSIAAVLWYFWQDLATITTGSLKAIRDRNYKSFEFRLALGIGIGTIPIVFFGLLIKRYIPDFDNSPLRSLGSIAVASMVMSLFLGIGELVGKRRRNFENLTVLDGIWMGLAQALALIPGVSRSGSTLTSGLFTGLERATAARFSFLLGIPAITLAGLVELKDVVSTGLGNTGFVPLIVGIISAAIFSYLSIAFLLRFLQTKTTWIFIWYRLGFGLLILGAIATGFLKNT, translated from the coding sequence ATGACTCAATTGGTGCTATCCCAACCAGAAACGACATCAAAAACTATATCTAGCGCTGAATCAATCGATCTGTTAGAAGCCTTTGGTTTGGGAGTAGTTCAGGGTTTAACCGAATTTTTGCCCATTAGCAGTACGGCTCATTTAAAGGTGGTTCCTGTTGTTTTAGGATGGGGAGATCCAGGAGTAGCTTTTACGGCTGTAATTCAATTAGGGAGTATTGCGGCAGTATTATGGTATTTTTGGCAAGATTTAGCGACAATTACCACAGGATCTTTAAAGGCGATTCGCGATCGCAATTATAAGTCTTTTGAATTTCGTCTAGCTTTAGGAATTGGAATTGGAACTATACCAATTGTCTTTTTCGGCTTACTGATTAAGAGATACATTCCAGATTTTGATAACTCACCCTTGCGGAGTTTGGGTTCGATTGCTGTAGCTTCAATGGTAATGTCTTTATTCTTAGGGATAGGAGAACTAGTCGGAAAAAGGCGGCGTAATTTTGAGAATTTAACCGTATTAGATGGAATTTGGATGGGTTTAGCCCAAGCTTTAGCTTTAATTCCTGGAGTATCCAGATCTGGTTCGACTCTGACTTCGGGATTATTTACCGGATTAGAAAGAGCAACAGCAGCTAGATTTTCCTTTTTACTAGGTATTCCTGCGATTACTTTAGCTGGATTAGTCGAACTAAAAGATGTTGTTAGTACAGGTTTAGGAAATACAGGTTTTGTACCCCTAATTGTGGGGATTATTTCGGCTGCTATTTTCTCTTATTTATCGATCGCCTTTCTGTTGCGTTTCTTACAAACAAAAACCACTTGGATCTTCATTTGGTATCGTCTAGGCTTTGGGTTATTGATTTTGGGGGCTATAGCTACAGGTTTCTTGAAAAATACTTAA
- a CDS encoding DUF3120 domain-containing protein, translating to MQNANNSGAIATQLTLKRWSLAAFLAHFRLTQAGWIFGAAAFLVSVPVFVQAPLVRYYPWLSLFLTLGWIWLGKKLLNRAKNQIWGDLLVGFAWSWLAGSIYWGWYRWEPLYHLPIEAIGLPLALLALWRLWGDRSQKTEYAFWECLMLQSPLSSLFYLGSLLGTAVTDLYFFLTGVIHHWRLLMTVEPELAAPILQEAITFVRTPWGVAWGVVLANFLLGLSFWALGKQELHWRAFAGAVLCTILVDCLFAVLASMA from the coding sequence ATGCAAAATGCCAATAACTCTGGAGCGATTGCGACACAACTGACTTTAAAGCGCTGGAGTCTAGCGGCTTTTTTGGCTCATTTTAGGCTAACTCAAGCAGGATGGATTTTTGGTGCTGCGGCTTTTTTAGTCTCCGTACCCGTATTTGTTCAAGCACCTTTAGTACGCTATTATCCGTGGTTGAGTTTATTTCTGACTTTAGGTTGGATTTGGCTGGGTAAAAAACTGCTAAATCGTGCTAAAAATCAGATTTGGGGCGATTTGTTGGTAGGATTTGCCTGGAGTTGGCTGGCTGGTTCCATTTATTGGGGTTGGTATCGGTGGGAACCTCTATATCACCTTCCGATTGAAGCCATTGGTTTACCCTTAGCTTTGTTAGCTTTATGGAGATTGTGGGGCGATCGCTCTCAAAAGACGGAATATGCCTTTTGGGAATGCTTAATGCTGCAAAGTCCTCTAAGTAGCTTGTTTTACCTCGGTTCTCTCTTAGGCACAGCCGTTACCGACTTATACTTTTTCCTAACTGGTGTTATCCATCATTGGCGACTTTTAATGACTGTCGAACCAGAATTAGCCGCACCTATCCTTCAAGAAGCAATTACCTTCGTTCGTACCCCTTGGGGAGTCGCTTGGGGAGTAGTTTTAGCTAACTTCCTCCTGGGATTAAGTTTTTGGGCGTTAGGGAAGCAAGAACTGCATTGGCGCGCTTTTGCAGGTGCGGTTTTGTGTACTATTCTGGTAGACTGTTTGTTCGCAGTTTTGGCTTCGATGGCTTAG
- the lgt gene encoding prolipoprotein diacylglyceryl transferase — protein sequence MIISNLFLAFQFTSPGPIIFQIGSFTVRWYGLLIAFAVLIGVTLSQYLAKKRQLDPDIMGDLAIWLVVAAIPCARLYYVIFQWSEYAQRPGDIIAIWKGGIAIHGAIIGGVLATLIFAKVKKLSFWQLLDLVVPSAILGQAIGRWGNFFNSEAFGPPTDLPWKLYIPKYVIENGQSIARRPLGFENIEYYHPTFLYESLWDLFVLGILIFLFFRGLKGKPILKLGTLALVYMVGYSAGRFWIEALRTDSLMLGSLRIAQVISMVGICLGVAGLIWLYLFKRNLPDILPANSEGKIDFPGD from the coding sequence ATGATTATTTCCAATTTATTTTTAGCTTTTCAATTTACTTCTCCTGGTCCAATTATTTTCCAGATTGGATCTTTTACTGTTCGTTGGTATGGATTACTGATAGCTTTCGCAGTTTTAATTGGGGTTACCCTATCTCAATATTTAGCCAAGAAAAGACAATTAGATCCAGATATTATGGGAGACTTAGCTATCTGGTTAGTGGTGGCAGCTATCCCTTGCGCTCGACTATATTATGTGATCTTCCAGTGGTCTGAATACGCTCAAAGACCTGGTGATATTATTGCCATTTGGAAAGGAGGAATTGCCATTCATGGGGCAATTATAGGTGGGGTTTTAGCCACTTTAATTTTTGCCAAGGTTAAGAAACTTTCCTTTTGGCAGTTATTAGATTTAGTAGTACCATCAGCTATTTTAGGACAAGCGATCGGCAGGTGGGGAAACTTTTTTAATTCGGAAGCTTTTGGCCCACCAACCGATTTACCTTGGAAGTTATATATCCCTAAGTATGTAATTGAAAATGGTCAAAGTATTGCTCGTCGTCCTTTAGGTTTTGAAAATATAGAATACTATCATCCTACATTTCTGTATGAATCTTTGTGGGATCTATTTGTTTTGGGAATTCTTATATTTCTCTTTTTTCGAGGTTTGAAAGGAAAACCAATTTTAAAGTTAGGGACTTTAGCTTTAGTTTATATGGTGGGCTATAGTGCAGGAAGATTTTGGATTGAAGCGCTGCGAACTGATAGTTTAATGTTAGGGTCATTACGCATAGCTCAAGTAATTAGTATGGTTGGTATTTGTTTAGGAGTTGCTGGTTTAATTTGGTTGTATTTATTTAAGAGAAACCTACCAGATATATTGCCAGCCAACAGTGAAGGAAAAATTGATTTTCCTGGTGATTAA